Genomic window (Dolosigranulum savutiense):
GCCCCGTAATCGGGCATTAATCGAACAAAAAATAATGTCGCAATCGCTGAGCAGGCAATATTTGCAATATTATTGCCAATCAAGATAGCGGTAAGTAACGCATTGTAGTCCTGTTTTAGCTGTAAAGATTTTTCAGCTTTTTTATTGCCATTTTTCGCTTCTGTCTTTAATTTTACTTCACTGACGGAAGTAAAAGCTGTTTCGCTTGCTGCAAAAAAAGCAGACATGAGAACGAAGATAACAAATAAAATCAAACTACTTATTTGACTAGAGTCCATTCTTGGACAACTCTCCCTCTGTTCATAATCTACCATTCATTATACCAGATTGCCTCTTCTAATCCTAATTTAAATCAATGTTTTTCTTAAATTAGAAACTATTCACTTATTATAATGCAACAGCCAGCAATAATTGAACGGCATACATCCCAACATGTGCCATCATATGACATAAGATCGCTGATTCTAGTGTGAAACGCCAATAAAAATATCCTGTCATCATCCCAGCCACCCCATTTAATAAAAGGAGACGTAACCATACAAAAGGAGTCATCTCGAATAATTGGAGCGTCATCGGTAAGTGTCCTAAAGCAAAAACAATCGCTACGATACTAATAGCTAACCAATAATGCCATGACTTAAGGCGACTACTTGAGCGAGACAGGAAATATATAATAGTCGTCATTAACCCAAAGCGCAACATAATTTCCTCAATCACGCCTCCATAGAACACACCTGCTAATAAGGACTGTACAGAAGGCATCATTTCTGTTAATTTCGGGATAAATGCACTAAAAAATAAATCAGCTAACCCAATTCCTATCCCTAGTTCCAGCCCAAGCAGCAGAACACTGCTAAGGCTATCCTTGAATAGCGCCCATGCATAGGCTGACCGCTCATAGATAACAGCATGCAAGCCTACTTTTTGAAAGAAGAATTGCCCCCCTAATAATGCAATGAGTGCTAGTACTAATGGCTGAATAAGTGATAATAACGCATACTGTACTGCC
Coding sequences:
- a CDS encoding type II CAAX prenyl endopeptidase Rce1 family protein, whose protein sequence is MKQDELQYGTPLTKRQKWQGFGYYALMIIGSLLAYFPALVITLEEQINQTGYSRFSAVQYALLSLIQPLVLALIALLGGQFFFQKVGLHAVIYERSAYAWALFKDSLSSVLLLGLELGIGIGLADLFFSAFIPKLTEMMPSVQSLLAGVFYGGVIEEIMLRFGLMTTIIYFLSRSSSRLKSWHYWLAISIVAIVFALGHLPMTLQLFEMTPFVWLRLLLLNGVAGMMTGYFYWRFTLESAILCHMMAHVGMYAVQLLLAVAL